A stretch of Kyrpidia spormannii DNA encodes these proteins:
- a CDS encoding RluA family pseudouridine synthase, with amino-acid sequence MQTQRREAARDPQLGPVFFGFYRGNRCRHTMLGNDHPNIFRYTAGPEDRGHTLEEVLRRAGLSGRRIRRLARERKIRVNGRPSFLAKPMKPGDRVEVDLREAVRRVPGGSPGPSGVSGIHTKASGAPAGGNQVSAGTHQVSTGTPQLPAGTPPVPILYEDEWLLVVNKPAGIAVHLPDKPGLAGRVPALTLADLLRRWGAEASPPWVPHLVHRLDRDTAGVLLVAKSAHVHARLDAALREGRIHRTYAALVEGDARDLPEYIDLPLAPDPRRPGRFLAASRYLSPQAGSRAVPVSIRDPAQEPGPGSGLGAGGTLSQEPNRQTESAGGNPQAAKPAATRILRTVFIPDGRPTMGSRSTSPVPESSPPNSPRGVTFVEMELETGRTHQIRVHLSALGHPVLGDRWYRSRHPGLSLMLFARRIVFPHPSDGRLAEVSAPFPEAWRPWLASVPGESDERRPGITQFPAVWSKSHT; translated from the coding sequence GTGCAAACACAAAGGAGGGAAGCGGCACGCGACCCGCAGCTCGGACCGGTCTTCTTCGGTTTTTACCGCGGGAATCGCTGCCGCCACACAATGCTCGGGAATGATCACCCGAACATATTCCGGTACACCGCGGGTCCTGAAGACCGCGGCCACACTTTAGAAGAAGTTTTGCGCCGGGCGGGGCTGTCCGGCCGCCGGATCCGCCGGTTGGCCCGGGAACGCAAAATTCGGGTCAACGGACGCCCGAGTTTTCTCGCCAAGCCCATGAAGCCCGGGGACCGGGTGGAGGTGGATTTGCGCGAGGCGGTCCGCCGGGTCCCGGGCGGCTCGCCCGGCCCTTCCGGGGTGTCCGGCATCCACACGAAGGCATCCGGCGCCCCCGCGGGCGGGAACCAGGTCTCAGCAGGGACGCATCAAGTCTCGACTGGGACACCACAGCTCCCGGCGGGGACACCCCCCGTCCCGATCCTGTACGAAGACGAGTGGCTCCTTGTCGTGAATAAACCCGCGGGGATCGCCGTTCACCTCCCGGACAAACCGGGCCTTGCGGGTCGCGTTCCCGCCCTTACCTTGGCGGACCTCCTTCGCCGATGGGGGGCGGAGGCCAGCCCTCCTTGGGTCCCCCATTTGGTGCACCGACTGGACCGCGACACCGCCGGCGTGCTTCTCGTGGCCAAAAGCGCCCATGTCCATGCCCGGCTGGACGCGGCCCTGCGGGAGGGGCGCATTCATCGAACCTATGCGGCTTTAGTAGAAGGAGACGCCCGGGACCTGCCGGAGTACATCGACCTCCCCCTCGCCCCGGACCCCCGCCGGCCGGGACGTTTCTTGGCGGCGTCAAGATACCTTTCCCCCCAGGCCGGATCGCGAGCGGTGCCCGTATCCATCCGGGACCCCGCCCAGGAGCCCGGTCCTGGCTCAGGCCTTGGCGCCGGGGGAACTTTGAGTCAGGAACCCAACAGGCAAACCGAATCGGCCGGCGGGAACCCCCAAGCTGCAAAACCCGCGGCGACCCGGATCCTGAGAACCGTTTTCATCCCCGATGGCCGGCCAACCATGGGGTCCAGATCCACGTCGCCCGTTCCCGAGTCCTCTCCCCCGAACAGCCCCCGGGGGGTAACCTTTGTGGAGATGGAGCTCGAAACCGGGCGCACCCATCAAATCCGGGTCCACCTGTCGGCCCTCGGCCACCCGGTTCTCGGCGACCGCTGGTACCGCAGCCGCCACCCCGGGCTTTCCCTGATGCTCTTCGCCCGCCGAATCGTCTTTCCGCACCCTTCGGACGGCCGGCTGGCAGAAGTTTCGGCCCCCTTTCCCGAGGCCTGGAGGCCCTGGCTGGCCAGCGTCCCGGGGGAGAGCGACGAACGGAGGCCCGGGATCACACAATTCCCAGCCGTTTGGTCAAAATCTCATACATAA
- a CDS encoding acyl-CoA dehydrogenase family protein yields the protein MEHWLFTKEHEQFRPAVRRWVEKEIAPRVEEWEREGRVPREMYRRAGELGYLGLKFPEAYGGSDDLLADAIFVEEIARCGSGGVAAALTATTGIGATPIWRFGNEEQKRRYLVPAIRGEKIAALGITEPEAGSDVASMRTVARREGDHYVLTGSKMFITGGASADYVCVAAKTDPSAGHQGVSMFIVEAGTPGFSVGRTLKKLGWRASDTAELVLDGVQVPAENLIGEENQGFRYIMINFQWERIMLALSSVAAAEKALEDALRYSRERTQFGRPIGTFQALRHKMVDMAVDIEKARSLTYRALYLCARGEDVTVAASMAKAYAGEMVNRVTDAALQIHGGNGYMMEYPAQRYWRDARIMSIGGGTTQIMYEILTKRLGIV from the coding sequence ATGGAGCACTGGCTGTTCACCAAGGAGCACGAGCAGTTCCGGCCGGCGGTCCGACGCTGGGTGGAAAAGGAAATCGCCCCCCGGGTGGAGGAGTGGGAGCGGGAGGGCCGGGTTCCCCGGGAGATGTACCGCCGGGCCGGGGAACTGGGGTATCTCGGGCTGAAGTTTCCGGAAGCGTACGGCGGCAGTGACGACCTGTTGGCCGACGCCATCTTCGTGGAGGAGATCGCCCGCTGCGGGTCCGGGGGCGTGGCGGCGGCTTTGACGGCGACGACGGGGATCGGGGCGACGCCTATTTGGCGGTTTGGAAATGAGGAACAGAAGCGCCGTTATCTGGTTCCGGCGATTCGGGGGGAGAAAATCGCCGCCTTGGGGATCACGGAACCCGAGGCGGGGTCGGATGTGGCCTCGATGCGCACCGTGGCCCGGCGGGAGGGGGATCACTATGTTTTGACCGGCAGCAAAATGTTCATCACCGGCGGGGCGTCGGCCGATTATGTGTGCGTGGCGGCAAAAACGGATCCCTCGGCGGGGCATCAGGGCGTGAGTATGTTCATCGTCGAGGCGGGGACGCCCGGATTTTCCGTCGGGCGGACGCTGAAAAAACTCGGCTGGCGGGCGTCAGACACGGCGGAGTTGGTCCTGGATGGGGTGCAGGTGCCCGCGGAGAACCTCATCGGCGAAGAAAACCAAGGATTTCGCTACATTATGATCAATTTTCAATGGGAGCGGATCATGTTGGCCCTCTCCAGCGTGGCGGCGGCGGAAAAAGCCCTGGAGGACGCCTTGCGCTACAGCCGCGAGCGTACCCAGTTCGGCAGGCCCATCGGCACGTTTCAGGCGCTGCGGCACAAAATGGTGGACATGGCGGTGGATATTGAAAAGGCCAGGAGCCTGACCTATCGGGCGCTTTATCTGTGCGCCCGGGGGGAGGATGTGACGGTGGCGGCCAGCATGGCCAAGGCCTACGCCGGGGAGATGGTCAACCGGGTGACGGACGCCGCCTTGCAGATCCACGGGGGCAACGGCTACATGATGGAATATCCCGCCCAGCGCTACTGGCGGGATGCGAGGATCATGTCCATCGGCGGGGGGACCACCCAGATTATGTATGAGATTTTGACCAAACGGCTGGGAATTGTGTGA
- the aroC gene encoding chorismate synthase — translation MLRFLTAGESHGPELTAIVEGLPSRLPIRSALIDEQLRRRQQGHGRGGRMRIESDRVEITSGLRFGLTLGTPLTMRIRNRDWENWKTKMAVEGDPPPEAKPVTKPRPGHADLAGVLKYNHDDVRNVLERSSARNTATLVAVGSVARQLLAPFGIRIFSHVVEIGGVEAKKFPKTLEQIPDAAESSTVRCADSEAAEKMVEAIDQARREGNTLGGVFEVVALGVPPGLGSYAHPDRRLDGRLAGALMSIQAIKGVEVGLGFTAARLPGSEVHDEIGYDPEKGYTRDTNHAGGIEGGVSNGQPVVVRAAMKPIPTLYKPLRSVDIHSKESFQASVERSDTCAVPAAAVVGEAMVAWVLALCFREKFSGDSFEEVEAQYRAYMEMVSRR, via the coding sequence ATGCTGCGTTTTTTGACGGCGGGGGAATCCCACGGGCCGGAGCTCACGGCGATTGTTGAAGGGTTACCCAGCCGGCTGCCGATCCGGTCGGCGCTGATTGACGAACAATTGCGAAGACGTCAGCAAGGGCATGGCCGGGGGGGACGGATGCGCATTGAAAGCGACCGGGTGGAGATCACCAGTGGTCTGCGCTTCGGCCTGACCCTCGGCACGCCGCTGACGATGCGGATCCGAAACCGAGATTGGGAGAATTGGAAAACGAAAATGGCGGTGGAAGGGGATCCGCCCCCAGAGGCGAAACCCGTCACCAAACCCCGGCCCGGCCACGCGGATTTGGCCGGGGTGCTCAAATACAACCACGATGACGTGCGCAATGTGTTGGAGCGCTCCAGTGCCCGCAATACCGCAACGTTGGTGGCGGTGGGGTCGGTGGCCCGGCAATTGCTCGCGCCTTTTGGCATCCGGATTTTTAGCCATGTGGTGGAGATCGGCGGGGTGGAAGCCAAAAAGTTTCCGAAAACCCTGGAGCAGATTCCCGATGCGGCGGAGTCGTCCACAGTGCGGTGTGCCGACTCCGAGGCTGCGGAGAAGATGGTGGAGGCCATCGACCAAGCCCGGCGGGAGGGCAACACCCTGGGTGGCGTGTTTGAGGTGGTGGCTTTGGGAGTGCCCCCGGGGCTGGGGAGTTACGCCCACCCGGATCGGCGGTTGGATGGCCGTCTGGCTGGTGCACTGATGAGCATTCAGGCGATCAAAGGCGTCGAAGTGGGATTGGGATTTACGGCGGCCCGGCTGCCGGGGTCCGAGGTGCACGATGAGATCGGGTACGATCCGGAGAAGGGGTATACCCGGGACACCAACCACGCGGGGGGGATTGAGGGCGGGGTCAGCAATGGCCAACCCGTGGTGGTCCGGGCGGCGATGAAGCCGATCCCGACTTTGTACAAGCCTCTGCGGAGTGTGGATATTCACAGTAAAGAGTCGTTTCAAGCCAGTGTGGAGCGCTCGGACACCTGTGCCGTGCCGGCGGCTGCGGTGGTGGGCGAGGCGATGGTCGCCTGGGTGCTGGCCTTGTGCTTTCGGGAGAAGTTCTCCGGGGACTCTTTTGAAGAGGTCGAAGCCCAGTACCGCGCGTACATGGAGATGGTGAGTCGCCGATGA
- a CDS encoding class I adenylate-forming enzyme family protein, with protein sequence MLTVGGVLHDAATEWPDKTFLYFGDEAISYREVDERSDRVAAGLLQFSGCEVANLYGLSETSGACVLTRLGDGAEKVAKSIGVAIGDFQARIVDDDGNELPEGQVGELMIGGACVAKGYYGMEEETRQAFPSPGWVRTGDMAYVDSDGYLYVMGRKKEMYVQGGFNVYPVEVENVLTSHPGVLVAAGIGVPDPVFGEVGRYYIIPKPGIGVDEEELIGFCRERLADFKVPKQFVFVRELPLTPAGKVHKALLKEQFLKEHSGGA encoded by the coding sequence ATGCTAACAGTAGGCGGGGTACTGCACGATGCGGCCACGGAGTGGCCGGACAAGACCTTTTTATATTTCGGCGATGAAGCCATCTCCTACCGGGAGGTCGACGAGCGGTCCGACCGGGTGGCGGCCGGGCTGCTACAGTTTTCCGGATGTGAGGTTGCGAACCTGTACGGTCTCAGTGAGACCTCGGGGGCGTGTGTGCTGACCCGATTGGGAGATGGGGCGGAAAAGGTTGCAAAAAGCATCGGGGTGGCCATTGGGGATTTCCAGGCCCGGATCGTGGACGACGACGGCAATGAACTGCCCGAAGGCCAGGTCGGTGAATTGATGATCGGAGGGGCCTGTGTGGCCAAAGGATATTACGGGATGGAAGAGGAAACCCGCCAGGCGTTCCCGAGTCCGGGATGGGTGCGGACCGGTGACATGGCGTATGTCGATTCGGACGGGTACCTCTACGTCATGGGTCGCAAGAAAGAAATGTACGTTCAGGGCGGTTTTAATGTCTATCCGGTCGAGGTGGAAAATGTATTGACCTCTCACCCGGGCGTGTTGGTGGCAGCGGGGATTGGCGTACCGGATCCGGTGTTCGGTGAGGTGGGGCGGTATTACATTATACCAAAGCCGGGCATCGGTGTGGATGAGGAGGAATTGATAGGGTTTTGTCGGGAACGGCTGGCTGATTTTAAAGTACCCAAACAATTTGTCTTTGTAAGAGAGCTTCCCCTCACCCCGGCCGGAAAAGTTCACAAAGCCCTTCTCAAGGAGCAGTTCCTGAAAGAACACTCGGGAGGTGCGTGA
- a CDS encoding acyl-CoA dehydrogenase family protein, with amino-acid sequence MDRMPYPPYFTEEHDRLRESVRRFVEKEVKPYVDQWEEQGEFPKSILRRMGELGFLGLRYPEEVGGQGGDYFSSIVMAEELARCGAGGFPMAVAVQTEMATPPILQFGTPEQKKQFLEPALRGEKLACLGITEPDHGSDVAGIETRARREGDGWVIRGRKLFITNGPRADFITLVARTSDEPGYRGISLFLVEMDRPGVSVGRRLDKVGMRSSDTAELVFDDVWVPADRLLGEEGKGFYQIMWELQGERMIAAAGAVATAQYAYELALAYAKERRQFGRPIAGFQVVSHLLVEMAVEIEACRQLTYSVAWRFARGEVPSKEISMAKLAASQTAFWVVDRALQIFGGNGYMAEYPIERLWRDVRLNRIGAGTDEIMKEIISKEMGL; translated from the coding sequence ATGGACAGGATGCCGTATCCGCCCTATTTTACAGAAGAACACGACCGGCTGCGGGAATCGGTGCGCCGATTTGTCGAAAAAGAAGTAAAACCTTATGTGGACCAATGGGAGGAGCAGGGGGAGTTCCCGAAGTCGATCCTGCGCCGCATGGGGGAACTCGGATTCCTGGGCCTGCGGTACCCCGAAGAGGTGGGCGGGCAAGGGGGAGATTATTTTTCCAGTATCGTCATGGCCGAAGAGTTGGCCCGGTGCGGAGCGGGAGGGTTCCCCATGGCTGTCGCCGTCCAGACGGAGATGGCGACGCCGCCGATCCTGCAGTTTGGAACCCCGGAGCAGAAAAAACAGTTTCTGGAGCCCGCCCTGCGGGGGGAGAAGCTGGCCTGCCTCGGCATCACCGAACCCGACCACGGTTCGGACGTGGCGGGGATCGAGACCCGGGCCCGCCGGGAGGGGGACGGTTGGGTGATCCGGGGGCGCAAACTGTTTATCACCAATGGCCCCCGGGCGGATTTTATCACATTAGTGGCCAGGACCTCGGATGAGCCTGGGTATCGGGGGATAAGTCTCTTCTTGGTGGAGATGGACCGGCCCGGGGTCTCGGTGGGTCGAAGGCTTGATAAAGTCGGCATGCGCTCCTCGGACACGGCGGAGTTGGTGTTCGACGATGTCTGGGTGCCGGCGGACCGTTTGCTGGGGGAGGAAGGAAAAGGCTTTTACCAGATCATGTGGGAGTTGCAGGGAGAGCGGATGATCGCCGCGGCCGGGGCCGTGGCCACCGCCCAGTACGCGTATGAGCTGGCGCTGGCCTATGCGAAGGAACGTAGGCAATTCGGCCGGCCCATAGCCGGGTTCCAGGTGGTGTCGCACCTTCTGGTGGAGATGGCGGTGGAGATCGAGGCCTGCCGGCAGTTGACCTATTCTGTCGCCTGGCGGTTTGCCCGGGGCGAGGTCCCGAGCAAGGAGATCTCCATGGCCAAACTGGCGGCCAGTCAGACAGCCTTTTGGGTGGTGGACCGGGCCCTGCAGATTTTCGGGGGCAATGGCTACATGGCCGAGTATCCCATCGAGCGCCTGTGGCGGGACGTGAGGCTGAATCGCATCGGGGCCGGAACGGACGAGATCATGAAAGAGATCATCAGCAAGGAAATGGGTCTGTGA
- a CDS encoding AMP-binding protein — protein MDAVSVVNRVALGDILRRSARRFPDKAALVDGQTRVTYRELDERTNQFAHYLLSSGLSPGDRVATICQNSHLFVMAYSGIQKAGMVWVPINPGLGPEDLRYILEHSEARVAVADDLILADPRRREAIAGNVERLLVIPYEGLDPGGAGISFESTLDGQPGKEPDVDIADRDLAQIMYTSGTTGRPKGVMHSHLSVFVATLSNLVEMDVRRDDVATAMMPLFHCAQHVMTTGFLHIGTTNVIIRRFDPVGFMEAVQRERITWVFALPMMYRALLDHPERNRFDLSSLRYCLYAMAPMDERTLRRAIGELCPNFALGTGQTEIYPGTMIFAPEEQLRRFGPYWGASTIINDTAVMDDEGRILGPGQVGEVVHRGPNVMMGYYKQPDATEESRKFGWHHTGDLGMWDPDGQLIFVDRKKDMVKTGGENVPSIKVEAVLLAHPGVANAAVVGLPHPKWAEAVTAFVVRKPGSQVTEEALLAHCREHLGGFEVPKVIRLVDQLPLTTTGKVQKHVLREQYRDLYAEGPSHGQG, from the coding sequence ATGGACGCGGTATCGGTGGTCAATCGGGTGGCCCTGGGGGATATCCTGCGGCGGAGCGCCCGGCGGTTTCCGGACAAAGCGGCCCTGGTGGACGGGCAGACCCGGGTGACGTATCGGGAGTTGGACGAGAGGACCAACCAATTCGCCCATTATTTGTTGTCGTCCGGTCTGTCCCCCGGGGACCGGGTGGCGACGATTTGTCAGAATTCCCATCTCTTTGTGATGGCTTATTCGGGGATTCAAAAAGCGGGGATGGTGTGGGTGCCCATCAATCCCGGTCTCGGGCCGGAAGACCTTCGGTATATCCTGGAACACTCCGAAGCCCGGGTGGCGGTGGCAGATGATCTCATTCTTGCGGACCCCCGGCGGCGGGAGGCCATCGCCGGGAATGTGGAACGGCTGCTGGTGATTCCTTACGAGGGGTTGGACCCGGGCGGAGCGGGGATTTCCTTCGAGTCGACCCTGGACGGCCAGCCCGGCAAAGAACCGGACGTGGACATTGCGGACCGGGATCTGGCCCAGATCATGTACACCAGCGGCACCACCGGCCGGCCCAAAGGGGTCATGCATTCGCACCTGTCGGTGTTCGTGGCGACATTGAGCAATCTCGTAGAAATGGACGTGCGCCGGGACGATGTCGCCACGGCGATGATGCCGCTCTTCCACTGTGCCCAGCACGTCATGACCACAGGCTTTTTGCACATCGGCACCACCAACGTGATCATCCGGCGTTTCGATCCGGTGGGGTTTATGGAGGCGGTGCAGCGAGAGAGAATCACCTGGGTGTTTGCCCTGCCCATGATGTACCGGGCCTTGCTTGATCATCCGGAGCGCAATCGGTTTGACCTGTCATCCCTCCGTTATTGCCTGTACGCCATGGCGCCGATGGATGAGCGGACTCTCCGCCGGGCCATCGGAGAGTTGTGCCCGAATTTCGCCCTGGGAACGGGACAGACCGAGATCTACCCCGGCACGATGATTTTCGCGCCGGAAGAACAGCTCCGCCGGTTCGGCCCGTACTGGGGAGCGTCCACCATCATCAACGATACGGCGGTGATGGACGACGAGGGCCGAATTCTCGGGCCCGGACAGGTGGGGGAGGTGGTCCACCGCGGACCGAATGTGATGATGGGCTACTATAAACAGCCCGATGCCACGGAGGAAAGTCGAAAGTTCGGATGGCATCACACCGGGGATCTCGGCATGTGGGATCCCGACGGCCAGCTCATTTTTGTCGACCGCAAGAAAGACATGGTGAAAACCGGCGGGGAAAATGTACCGTCGATCAAGGTGGAGGCCGTTCTTTTGGCGCACCCCGGGGTGGCCAACGCCGCGGTGGTGGGTTTGCCCCACCCGAAATGGGCCGAGGCGGTAACAGCTTTTGTGGTGCGAAAGCCGGGGTCGCAGGTGACGGAAGAGGCACTCCTCGCCCACTGCCGGGAACATCTCGGTGGCTTCGAGGTGCCAAAAGTGATTCGCCTTGTGGACCAATTGCCGCTGACCACCACCGGTAAAGTGCAGAAGCACGTGCTGCGGGAACAGTATCGGGACCTGTACGCCGAAGGCCCGTCTCACGGGCAGGGGTGA